A region of the Denticeps clupeoides chromosome 12, fDenClu1.1, whole genome shotgun sequence genome:
taattatacttcattacaccacagaaacaactgacaaagaCCTAGAAACACTGAGGCAGCAGCCTTGGTGAAACCTAGTGTTTGAGTCATtcttaaaacctttggccatAACTTTACACCACTCacatttattacaatattttctTATATCATTCCtctgggacaacactgaagatgtgaCACTAATACAATGAAGAGTAGTCAGGTTACAGCTTGTAAAATTACTGttccctcaaaataactaaacacacagacgtTACTTCTGGCAACAAACGTGAGTACACCCCtgtgtgaaaatgtccaaatcgTGCCAAATTACCCCCCCATCTCTTCTTAGTGTTAAAGAGTGTCAGGTGTGAatggggagcaggtgtgttaaacttggTGATGCCGCTCTCACGTCTTCTCAAACGTGTTCTACTTTTACAAGCATGTGCATCAAGAACTTGCACAAATACTTCTTTTACTAAATGTGCTAATTAAAAGTAGTATTTGTATGCAAGCTTttcatgtgcatgtgtgggggAAAGTAGAGCATggagggccttttttttttttttttttttaatgtggtcatgagtatttgaaatgaaatggaaatcatttcgtaaaaaaaagtgtaagtgTAAAAAATCAACCCCCTTTTTCGTTCCTCTTTCTCCAGATGTCATCATGAGTCAGAATGGAGAGCCGGTAACATCCAAAGATATCAAAGCCTGCATCCATCAGATCCAGGAGCTGATAGTGGTGCAACTGAACCAGGCTGTGGCCAATAAGCTGATCAGCTCAGTGGACTACCTGCGGGAGAGCTTTGTGGGCACGCTGGAGCGCTGCCTCAGCAGCCTGGAGAAATCCAACATGGACTCCTCCGTGCACAACGTCACGTCCAACCACCTCAAACAGGTAGGGCACCTGGGAAGTACTTTTCTaaatcattttttctgtttgtgttggaTCATTTTAATATAGGTATTGAAGATTTCGGCTGATTGTGTCCTTAGTTTAGTGATATTTGACTCTTCCTCAGATTCTTAATGCTGCGTATCACGTAGAAGTGACCTTCCATTCTGGATCTTCTGTTACGCGATTAGTGTGGGAACAAATCAAACAGGTACCTTCCTGGACTCATGCCCCAGTCTGCTGTTGTCAGCTCTTACGGGACATGCCTGATGCACCATGTCTCCTCAGATAATCCAGAGGATAACGTGGGTCAACCCGCCCGCCATCACTCCGGACTGGAAGAGGAAGGTAGCTCAGGATGCCATCGAGAGCCTGAGTGCCGCCAAACTGGCCAAGAGCATCTGCTCCCAGTTCCGCACCCGCCTCAACAGTTCCCATGAGGCCTTCGCTGCTTCCCTCCGGCAGGTCTGTGACACAATGAATGcgatcaattcactttcactcttctgTTCTGCAATTTACCTGTcgcccaatttttttttacattttacatttttaacagcACAAGGTTTTGTGATACAGTAATGGTACGACTGAACATTTAGATGTTCcatatattttatgtcatttaaaaaaatgtttccatcaTCATGTGTGATGGGTGAGAAATACCATATTGGCCTTCATAAAAGATGAAACTAAATCCATTTTGGTGTTCAGAGTTTTCTTTATGTTCGTTTATGCTGTGTAGCTTGAACATGGTTCCagattttaaattgtaaaaaaaaaaaattgcatttcagAATCATAACAGTGATTTGAAGCGTAAGCATATTTGGTTTTGCATTAATGGTTAGTTATATTTACACCTTCCTTGATATACATGCACTCATGCAGTTATTATCTGCAGAGGTGATGTCTCCATACGTCAGTCCTCTGTGCAtattcctctcctctccgcCTGCCTATTGTGACTGGGCTGCACAGGTTCACACTCTTTCCTTGCCGAATAGCCAGTGACCCCATTGGATAACGCGAGCCTGCTTAGTTCTAATCTCCTGTGACTTGACAACGTGATTTTGCTGGTTAATAAAGGGCTCCTTTATGTGTGGAGCTCTGAGTGAAACAAACTCCCAAATCACCATAAATACCCAGACTGGAATAGATTCTCTGTCGCCACGGAATGAGAGCCAAATGGGCTTCCAGTGGGAGCATGATGCGTCTGTTTTTCCTGTCTTTCTTGCTGGATGGAGTGGTTGTGTAGCAGTGTAGCTGGGTCAGgaagcgtgtgagtgtgtgttaggggCGGTTCTTATTTAACTGTAATAGCGTGTGAAGCTCTGTGCTGCTGTACTGTGTTGCAGCTGGAGGAGGGCCACACTGGTCGACTGGAGCGCACGGAGGACCTGTGGCTGCGTGTTCGTAAAGACCACGCCCCCCGGCTGGCACGGCTGTCCCTGGAGAGCCGCTCCCTCCGAGACGTCTTACTGCATGGTGAACTTCTCCTTCGTGGCCTACGTTAGCTTGGTGGGGCCGACTTTTCACTTCTTCGTGTGTTATTTAGGAAAGCCGAAGCTCGGCCGCGAGCTTGGGAGAGGTCAGTATGGAGTCGTCTACCTTTGTGACAGCTGGGGGGGTCACTACCCCTGCGCACTGAAGTCGGTGGTCCCCCCCGATGACAAACACTGGAACGACCTGGCTCTGGAGTTCCACTACACCAGGTGAGGCGCCGGGGACACAAATCAACAACAAACCTGCTACATCATTTTACAGTCCCTTTTTTTGGTCACCATAGTAACAAAACTGCTTGAAATGGCAGCAGCTCATGTGTGAGGTCGGTTTCCTGgtttcagggtttttttgtttattttgttgcaTGTCTGACTTCAAGAAAGGTTTCTTACTTGGGGAATAATTGGGAAGTGATGGCATGATCaccgggcagtggtggtctagcgggtgaggaagggTTGCGGTTCACAGCTTCTACACGTGCAGTTCCTCATGGACTCCTGAAAGTAGATTAGAAAGAGATAAGCCACGCCTCTGCAGGTTGCGTTAACTTGAAGCCAAGAGCACGCCTGCTTTTTCTTGAAATGGTCAGCAGGATGTCTGAACAAAGCCCTCAAGTGGTGAGAAGAAAAGAATCCGTCATTAGGCCATGCCAGATATGAATTTAAGTGAAGTCGAGCTTTACAGTCATCTTAATGAAAGCAAATACATTTTCCCATATGGACAaacataaagattttttttattattatttttattccttcCTCAGGTCTCTTCCCAGGCACGAGCGTCTGGTGGACCTGCACGGCTCTGTGATTGACCACACGTATGGAGGAGGCTCGAGCATCGCTGTCCTGCTGATCATGGAGAGACTTCACAGAGACCTTTACACTGGCCTCAAGGTACCCGAATGCAGAGATTTGAATGATCCATGCCATCAGGAAGCACATAACACATCCACAAGCAGCTTGTCTTATCTTGATTATAACAGTAAAGGTGTTGATTTTGTAGAATGTAGAACGAACCACACAATCAGCTTGAGAAATAATTCTGACTCTTCTCATCATCCATGGTCGCAGTTCTATGCTGCTGTTAAAGCATCATTCTAAATGATCAACTACCACTGATAATGACTGAAATTGGATGCCTGAATGAATGGTAATGAGTTCAGCTTTTAATGCTGTTTGCACTTGATCCATTTCAGGCTGGTCTGTCTCTGAAGGAACGGCTGCAGATTGCACTAGATGTTGTGGAAGGAATCAGATTCTTGCACAGTCAAGGCCTGGTGCACAGAGACATTAAATTAAAGAATGTTCTGGTGAGAGTCTACTGTCTAACTAGTCAAACTTCCTGTATTTTAGGCATCCACTTTGAAGGAGAAGTTGTGAAAGTGTATTTAAACAtggatttcattttaattacagcattcagtcttcttGGGTACATGCCAAGCACCCCAGGTACCGGGGCAGTGCTTGTAGCTGCCATTTTAATGGTTTAACCATATATAAAACAACTTTTTtacttatatttatttaaaaatgctatgAACAATTTATTTGATGTGGAAACAAATTGGCTATCATTTATTGAAGTCTGGAATACATATTAGGAAATCAACATTTCTCAAGCTTTGCAGTATTTACATCATGGCATtatgtgtaaatatgttttacatAGTGGACATTTGTAAAATTTACCACGTTTTTCCATATCCTTTTCCAAAACACCATTGtgaagaaaacatttatttttctgcctAAATATATTATGAACTATTACAATACACATCATCAGAAAATGTATTGATATCCAGAAAGCCTTTGGCAATAAAGTTTTACTATGGAACAGTATAGTAGCAGACTGACAAATTTCATCACATGACTGCATCACATGGACTTTAAAACATGTGAAGGCTATAAAACAAGTCCATCATTTACAGAtcggatgtgtgtgtctgacgcAAACTCCTCCAGAGCCGAAGGGGGAATGCATAACACAACACCTCTTTTTCTGTCCTTCACACAATCCATAGTGTTTGGCACCTTAGGGACTGTCCTGTGTGAATGTCAGTCACAAATGGACCATTTTGTCCAGCCCAGAGACTGGAATACCCCTTCTGTCTTTTCAACCAGCAGCGAGTGGTGTTTACTCAAACTTCAGCAATatattattttgatatttttatgtACTGAATATGTAAGTAGAGTCCCGTAAAGCCAAAGCACTGAGAATTTTTGTCCCAGAAAGTGAGCaagcaaataaaaatcaaaaacaccTTTCTGTACCTTGATAAAACAAGACCTAAAAGTTAAAGAAGTTTGTTGTATAGACTACTTGTGAGGGAGGGGTGGGCCTGTATATAAACGCTGCTTGGTAGACAATCCGGCAAAAACCTCTGCAGACACAGACTTGGGACAGACGTCACAATTTGCCAGGAATAATTTATGCCATGCCGATAAACTCCTATCCAAGAAGACCGAATGTTATAATTAATCAAAATGTGCTTCAACAAAGTATAATTAgtacaaacatttatttataaaggttTATAAAGACAGCTGCTTTTGGTGTTTCCCGTGTCTTGGTTTTGTGTTGCTAATGTCTGCTTTTGCTCATAGCTGGACAGGCAGAACCGAGCAAAAATCACCGACTTGGGCTTCTGTAAGCCGGAGGCTATGATGTCAGGCAGCATTGTGGGGACCCCCATTCACATGGCCCCTGAGCTGTTTACAGGTCCGATTCTTCATCATCCGGGGTGCAGTTCACTGAATCAGTCAAATGTTCTACTTTCATTGTAATGAAATTTGTCACCTAAGTGAAAAGTCAGCAGGTTCCCAACCTTCCCCCCAGGGGTTTTCGTGTGCGTTATTGGAATTTgatatgtttaatgtttaataatgtcattttgagGTACAATTCTACGCTCCTCTGCGATCTCGAACATCTCCCTGGGGGGAAATAagttgggaaccactgatttCAAGGACAAAGGGTAGCAGCATTATAATCACAGGGATGAAATAATCCCATCAAACACAAATTGTCAAATCACATAATGTGGCTTTAGATGCTTTAATTAAAGGATGTTGACCAGATATCAGATTTCTCTCTTCAGGAAAGTATGATAACTCTGTGGATGTTTACGCCTTTGGGATCCTCTTCTGGTACCTGTGTTCTGGGTCAGTCAAGCTCCCTGAGGCCTTTGAGAAATGCTCGAGCAAAGACCAGCTGTGGAACAATGTGAAGCGAGGTGAAAAAGGCTGACTCCCTACCAAGGTtccacagtcatttacaacattgtCCGATCAATATCTTCATCATTCCCTCTCTTCTCCGCTGGACGTTAGGCTCCAGGCCCGAACGGCTGACCAGCTTTGATGAGGAGTGCTGGCAGCTAATGGAGGCCTGTTGGAATGGAGATGCTTCCCAGAGGCCTCTGCTTGGCATCGTCCAGCCCGGCCTGCAGAGGATCATGGTGCGGATGTGTCATTTGGGTGCAGACCGGAAGAGTGGCGGCCTGGAGGACTCCAACTGACCTTTTACCCCCAAAGGAAAGAACTGTTTTCAGCGGCCAAGAAGAGTAGAATATGTATTAGAAAGTAACCAGCGTTCACGGGATCTAATGTACACTATTTATGAACAATTTACAAAATCGGAGGACCAGCTGCACCGAACTGTCGAAGTGTGTTCGTGGTGTTTGCATATTTATATGTTCTAGCGTACACTGTGCAGGCATGCTaataagattattattattattattagacatgaaaatgttttaaaaactagCCCCAATATCCAGTATTATGTAAAATACAGTCATTTTAGCTGGTATTTAaacatgtatttgtgtatgacctttttttcttttttaataaaatcatttttcagAAATGCTCACTGTGAATAATTTTACTTCCTAACTCCAGAAATATATCACATTCCATTAATTAAATGATTGCTATACCACTGACCTCAGAAAATGTGACTTCAATTTTTCCGCTTTACGCTCTTCCTGCTTAAAAGGGGTAAACAGTTGAAAGTGAAGGCTGTATGCATGTTGCACGTGTTTCTTGATTAAATCTCACTTCAAAAAGTGTATTGGATAAAAGAGGTTTATATATAAATGGATGTTAATTGAATTGAAAGATGTTATTGTATCCATATATGAGAAACAGTTCATTTTGGATC
Encoded here:
- the dstyk gene encoding dual serine/threonine and tyrosine protein kinase; the encoded protein is MEPAGGGGCVQKVTPLARELTRSFNSYNKHAVLLKKNLKETNLFFREIRQNYSNACASAACPGSAALEAGQLSCISFPRHEEEYLHGSVGCAPYILLLGQDCSARYQLLNSLLGERLLPLGAEAGKPCGARGEACKRRKLCFTHGRQTRLSLALPGQYELVHQLAAHCGRWDTVPQEDLEIQEECEDPAHRLAELEITLHHPLLQEAKIMVVPCRGVQPIEEALEDCTCSIIPIILYAISQDTLSAEQVADLSRVKEALSYPICFLRVPSSCPSLVSAEGPLEPCRDREHSPLQSQLLSLGLISTAPGTGTKPQSMLGESFDRLQRLLVPFARQVLHNQQVEAANVLNGVHCRCLDLFINQAFDMQRDLQITPRRLEYTREKEGELFTSLMAIANRKQEEMKEMIVETLSSMKEQLLEDAANLEFTDVIMSQNGEPVTSKDIKACIHQIQELIVVQLNQAVANKLISSVDYLRESFVGTLERCLSSLEKSNMDSSVHNVTSNHLKQILNAAYHVEVTFHSGSSVTRLVWEQIKQIIQRITWVNPPAITPDWKRKVAQDAIESLSAAKLAKSICSQFRTRLNSSHEAFAASLRQLEEGHTGRLERTEDLWLRVRKDHAPRLARLSLESRSLRDVLLHGKPKLGRELGRGQYGVVYLCDSWGGHYPCALKSVVPPDDKHWNDLALEFHYTRSLPRHERLVDLHGSVIDHTYGGGSSIAVLLIMERLHRDLYTGLKAGLSLKERLQIALDVVEGIRFLHSQGLVHRDIKLKNVLLDRQNRAKITDLGFCKPEAMMSGSIVGTPIHMAPELFTGKYDNSVDVYAFGILFWYLCSGSVKLPEAFEKCSSKDQLWNNVKRGSRPERLTSFDEECWQLMEACWNGDASQRPLLGIVQPGLQRIMVRMCHLGADRKSGGLEDSN